The proteins below come from a single Kosakonia sp. SMBL-WEM22 genomic window:
- the surA gene encoding peptidylprolyl isomerase SurA, whose translation MKNWKTLLLGIAMVANTSFAAPQVVDKVAAVVNNGVVLESDVDGLMQSVKANAGQAGQQLPDDKTLRHQILERLIMDQIILQMGTKMGVKVTDEQLDAAIADIAKQNNMTMDQMRSRLAYDGMNFSTYRSQIRKEMIISEVRNSEVRRRVTVLPQEVESLAQQVGNQNDASTELNLSHILIPLSENPTSAQVNEAEAQARSIIEQARNGADFGKLAITYSADQQALKGGQMGWGRIQELPSVFAQALSTAKKGDVLGPIRSGVGFHILKVNDLRGQSKSISVTEVHARHILLKPSPIMTDDQARTKLEEIAADIKSGRTTFANAAKEFSQDPGSANQGGDLGWAAADIYDPAFRDALMKLKRGQMSGPVHSSFGWHLIEMLDTRNVDKTDAAQKDRAYRMLMNRKFSEEAATWMQEQRASAYVKILSN comes from the coding sequence ATGAAGAACTGGAAAACGCTGCTTCTCGGTATCGCTATGGTTGCGAATACCAGTTTTGCCGCGCCTCAGGTTGTCGATAAAGTCGCCGCCGTGGTGAATAACGGTGTCGTGCTCGAAAGTGACGTTGATGGTTTGATGCAGTCCGTCAAAGCCAATGCTGGCCAGGCGGGTCAGCAGTTGCCGGATGACAAGACTCTGCGCCATCAAATCCTGGAGCGTCTGATCATGGATCAGATCATTTTGCAGATGGGCACGAAAATGGGCGTCAAAGTCACTGACGAACAGCTCGATGCCGCTATCGCGGACATTGCAAAGCAGAACAACATGACGATGGATCAGATGCGCAGCCGTCTGGCCTACGACGGGATGAATTTCAGCACCTATCGTAGCCAGATCCGCAAAGAGATGATCATCTCCGAAGTGCGTAACAGCGAAGTGCGCCGCCGCGTAACCGTGCTGCCGCAGGAAGTGGAGTCGCTGGCGCAGCAGGTTGGCAATCAGAACGACGCCAGCACCGAGCTGAACCTGAGCCACATCCTGATCCCGCTGTCAGAAAACCCGACCTCCGCGCAGGTTAACGAAGCAGAAGCCCAGGCGCGCTCGATCATCGAGCAGGCGCGTAACGGCGCTGACTTTGGCAAACTGGCGATCACCTACTCTGCCGACCAGCAGGCGCTGAAAGGCGGCCAGATGGGCTGGGGCCGAATTCAGGAGCTGCCGAGCGTCTTCGCTCAGGCGCTGAGCACGGCGAAAAAAGGCGATGTGCTTGGCCCGATCCGCTCCGGTGTTGGTTTCCACATCCTTAAAGTGAACGATCTGCGCGGTCAGTCGAAGAGCATCTCTGTGACTGAAGTGCATGCCCGTCACATCCTGCTGAAGCCGTCGCCGATCATGACCGATGACCAGGCGCGCACCAAGCTGGAAGAGATTGCTGCCGACATTAAGAGCGGTCGCACCACCTTCGCCAACGCGGCGAAAGAGTTCTCTCAGGATCCGGGTTCAGCCAACCAGGGCGGCGACCTCGGCTGGGCGGCTGCGGATATCTACGATCCCGCTTTCCGCGATGCGCTGATGAAGCTGAAACGCGGCCAGATGAGCGGCCCGGTGCACTCCTCCTTCGGCTGGCACCTGATCGAAATGCTCGATACCCGTAACGTCGACAAAACCGATGCCGCGCAGAAAGATCGCGCCTACCGGATGTTGATGAACCGCAAGTTCTCTGAAGAGGCGGCAACCTGGATGCAGGAACAACGCGCCAGCGCTTACGTCAAAATTCTGAGCAACTGA
- the lptD gene encoding LPS assembly protein LptD: MKKRIPTLLATMIGYALYSQQGMAADLASQCMLGVPSYNRPLIKGDTNNLPVTINADHAKGDYPDDAVFTGNVDINQGNSRMQADEVQVHQQQPEGQTEPVRTVDALGNVHYDDNQVILKGPKGWANLNTKDTNIWNGDYQMVDRQGRGTADVMKQRGQNRYTILDNGTFTSCLPGSNTWSVVGSEVIQDREEQVAEIWNARFKLGPVPIFYSPYLQLPIGDKRRSGFLIPNAKYTTSNYFEFYLPYYWNIAPNMDATITPHYIHKRGNIQWQNEFRYLSQAGKGLIEFDYLPSDKVYEDEYPTEGDRHRWLFFWQHSGVMDKVWRFSANYTKVSDPRYFNDFSSKYGSSTDGYATQILSVGYAVQNFNATVSTKQFQVFDRTRSNSYSAQPQVDVNWYHNDLGPFDFRMYGQAVNFVNTNKNNPESTRLHLEPTLSLPVSNGWSSLNTEVKLLATHYQQTNVDTYNARNGTDYRDSVNRVMPQFKADGKLVFERDMDWAAGYTQTLEPRAQYLYVPYRDQSRINNYDSSLLQSDYSGLFRDRTYGGLDRIASANQVTTGLTTRIYDDAAVERFNVSVGQIYYFTESRTGDDNINWEKDNKTGSLVWAGDTYWRISDRWGLRGGVQYDTRLNNIANSSSALEYRRDENRLLQLSYRYASPEYIQATLPNYARAEQFKNGISQVGTTASWPIADRWSVVGAYYLDTNTSKPADQMVGVQYNSCCYAIRLGWERKLNGWENDQSKYEKVIGFNIELRGLSSNYGLGTQEMLRSNILPYRSSL, encoded by the coding sequence ATGAAAAAACGTATCCCCACCCTCCTGGCCACCATGATTGGCTACGCCCTTTACAGCCAGCAGGGGATGGCAGCCGATCTTGCCTCGCAGTGTATGCTTGGCGTTCCCAGCTATAACCGCCCCCTGATTAAAGGCGATACCAATAACTTACCGGTAACGATCAACGCCGACCATGCGAAAGGCGATTACCCTGACGACGCGGTTTTTACCGGTAATGTCGATATTAATCAGGGTAATAGCCGTATGCAGGCCGATGAGGTTCAGGTTCATCAACAGCAACCGGAAGGTCAGACGGAACCTGTACGAACGGTGGATGCGCTCGGTAATGTGCACTATGACGACAATCAGGTCATCCTGAAAGGTCCGAAAGGTTGGGCGAACCTCAATACCAAAGACACCAATATTTGGAACGGTGACTATCAGATGGTGGACCGCCAGGGTCGCGGTACTGCCGATGTGATGAAACAGCGTGGCCAGAACCGTTACACCATTCTGGATAACGGTACTTTTACCTCCTGTCTGCCCGGCTCCAATACCTGGAGCGTGGTGGGAAGCGAGGTGATTCAGGATCGTGAAGAGCAGGTCGCTGAGATCTGGAACGCCCGCTTTAAGCTGGGCCCGGTTCCGATCTTCTATAGCCCCTATTTACAGCTGCCGATCGGTGATAAGCGCCGTTCAGGTTTCCTGATCCCGAACGCTAAGTACACCACCAGCAACTATTTCGAATTCTATCTGCCCTACTACTGGAACATCGCGCCCAATATGGATGCGACGATCACGCCGCACTATATCCACAAGCGCGGCAACATCCAGTGGCAGAATGAGTTCCGCTATCTGTCGCAAGCTGGTAAGGGTCTGATCGAGTTTGACTACCTGCCGTCAGATAAAGTCTACGAAGACGAATACCCAACAGAGGGCGATCGCCATCGCTGGCTCTTCTTCTGGCAGCACAGCGGTGTAATGGATAAAGTGTGGCGTTTTAGCGCGAACTACACCAAAGTGAGCGACCCGCGCTATTTTAACGACTTCTCGTCAAAATATGGTTCAAGTACCGATGGTTACGCCACGCAGATCCTCAGCGTTGGTTATGCGGTCCAAAACTTTAACGCCACGGTCTCCACCAAGCAGTTCCAGGTATTTGACCGTACCAGAAGTAACTCCTACTCTGCGCAGCCGCAGGTGGATGTCAACTGGTACCATAACGACCTCGGTCCGTTCGATTTCCGTATGTATGGCCAGGCGGTTAACTTTGTTAACACCAATAAAAACAACCCAGAGTCGACGCGTCTGCATCTGGAGCCGACCTTAAGCCTGCCAGTCTCTAATGGCTGGAGCAGCCTCAACACCGAAGTCAAACTGTTGGCGACCCACTACCAGCAGACCAATGTCGACACCTATAACGCCCGTAACGGTACCGATTATCGCGACTCCGTTAACCGCGTTATGCCGCAGTTTAAAGCCGACGGCAAACTGGTCTTCGAGCGTGATATGGACTGGGCGGCGGGCTACACCCAGACGCTGGAGCCGCGCGCGCAGTACCTCTACGTGCCGTACCGCGATCAGAGCCGTATCAACAACTACGACTCCTCCCTGCTGCAGTCAGACTACAGCGGCCTGTTCCGCGACCGTACCTATGGCGGTCTCGACCGCATCGCATCGGCGAACCAGGTTACTACCGGTCTTACCACGCGTATTTATGATGATGCGGCGGTTGAACGTTTTAACGTTTCTGTTGGTCAAATCTACTATTTCACCGAGTCCCGTACCGGTGATGACAATATCAACTGGGAGAAAGACAACAAAACCGGGTCACTGGTGTGGGCGGGCGATACCTACTGGCGTATCTCTGACCGTTGGGGTCTGCGCGGCGGGGTTCAGTACGATACGCGTCTGAACAACATCGCCAACAGCAGCTCCGCGCTGGAGTATCGTCGTGATGAAAACCGCCTGCTGCAGCTAAGCTATCGTTATGCGAGCCCTGAGTATATCCAGGCAACGTTGCCAAACTATGCCAGAGCCGAGCAGTTTAAAAACGGGATTTCGCAGGTGGGCACCACTGCAAGCTGGCCGATTGCCGATCGTTGGTCTGTTGTTGGCGCGTACTATCTTGATACCAATACCAGCAAGCCTGCGGACCAGATGGTGGGCGTGCAGTACAACTCCTGCTGTTATGCGATTCGCCTCGGTTGGGAACGCAAGCTTAACGGCTGGGAGAACGATCAGAGCAAGTATGAAAAAGTTATCGGTTTCAACATTGAGCTTCGCGGCCTGAGTTCCAACTATGGCCTGGGTACGCAAGAGATGCTGCGCTCGAACATCCTGCCGTACCGTAGCTCACTGTGA
- the djlA gene encoding co-chaperone DjlA has translation MQYWGKVVGVVVALFVGGGFWGAVLGLIIGHLFDKSRSRKMAWFANQRERQTLFFATTFEVMGHLTKSKGRVTEADIQVASLFMDRLNLHGESRTAAQQAFRVGKTDNYPLRDKMRQFRSVCFGRFDLIRMFLEIQIQAAFADGTLHPSERQVLYVIAEELGISRQQFDQFLLMMQGGAQFGGGFNNSQQQAGGGGWQQAQRGPTLEDACNVLGVKATDDATTIKRAYRRLMGEHHPDKLVAKGLPPEMMEMAKQKAQDIQKAYELIREQKGFR, from the coding sequence ATGCAGTATTGGGGGAAAGTGGTTGGAGTGGTCGTTGCCCTTTTCGTAGGCGGCGGCTTTTGGGGCGCCGTGCTGGGGCTGATTATTGGGCATCTTTTTGACAAATCACGCAGCCGTAAAATGGCGTGGTTTGCCAACCAGCGCGAGCGCCAGACGCTCTTTTTTGCCACCACCTTTGAGGTGATGGGGCATTTAACTAAATCGAAGGGACGCGTAACGGAAGCCGATATCCAGGTCGCCAGCCTGTTTATGGATCGTCTCAACCTGCACGGCGAGTCGCGCACCGCGGCGCAGCAGGCTTTTCGCGTCGGTAAAACAGATAACTACCCGTTACGCGACAAGATGCGGCAGTTTCGCAGCGTCTGTTTCGGCCGCTTTGATTTGATTAGGATGTTTCTGGAAATTCAAATCCAGGCGGCGTTTGCTGATGGCACGCTTCATCCGAGTGAACGCCAGGTTCTCTACGTTATCGCCGAAGAGCTGGGCATCTCTCGCCAGCAGTTCGATCAGTTCCTGTTGATGATGCAGGGCGGGGCGCAATTTGGCGGCGGCTTTAACAACTCACAGCAGCAGGCGGGTGGTGGCGGATGGCAGCAGGCGCAACGCGGCCCGACGCTGGAAGATGCCTGTAACGTGCTGGGGGTGAAAGCCACCGACGATGCGACAACCATCAAACGCGCCTATCGTCGTTTAATGGGTGAGCATCATCCGGATAAGCTGGTGGCGAAAGGATTACCGCCGGAGATGATGGAGATGGCGAAGCAGAAAGCGCAGGATATTCAAAAAGCCTACGAACTGATTCGGGAACAGAAAGGGTTTCGCTAA
- the rluA gene encoding bifunctional tRNA pseudouridine(32) synthase/23S rRNA pseudouridine(746) synthase RluA, producing the protein MVMEPYNPPQDPWLVILYQDEHIMVVNKPSGLLSVPGRLDEHKDSVMTRIQRDHPLAESVHRLDMATSGVIVVALTKAAERELKRQFREREPKKQYLARVWGHPEKAEGLVDLPLICDWPNRPKQKVCFETGKAAQTEYEVLSYDEDGSARVRLKPITGRSHQLRVHMLALGHPILGDRFYATPDALAMAPRLQLHAEILTITHPAFGNSMTFKAPVDF; encoded by the coding sequence ATGGTGATGGAGCCCTACAACCCGCCGCAGGATCCCTGGCTGGTCATTCTCTATCAGGATGAGCACATTATGGTCGTCAACAAGCCCAGCGGCTTGTTGTCGGTGCCGGGCCGTCTTGATGAGCACAAAGACAGCGTGATGACGCGCATCCAGCGCGACCATCCGCTGGCGGAATCGGTGCACCGGTTGGATATGGCCACCAGCGGCGTGATTGTGGTGGCGCTCACCAAAGCGGCCGAGCGCGAATTAAAGCGGCAGTTCCGCGAACGCGAGCCGAAAAAGCAGTATCTGGCGCGCGTCTGGGGCCACCCGGAAAAAGCAGAAGGGTTGGTGGATCTGCCGCTGATTTGCGACTGGCCGAACCGACCGAAGCAAAAGGTCTGTTTTGAAACCGGCAAAGCGGCGCAAACGGAGTATGAGGTGCTGTCCTATGACGAGGATGGCAGCGCGCGGGTGCGCCTGAAGCCGATTACCGGCCGCTCGCACCAGCTGCGGGTGCATATGCTGGCGCTGGGTCATCCGATCCTTGGCGACCGCTTTTATGCGACGCCAGACGCGCTGGCGATGGCGCCCCGTTTACAGCTCCACGCCGAAATATTGACGATTACCCATCCGGCGTTTGGCAACAGCATGACGTTTAAGGCACCGGTGGATTTTTAA
- the rapA gene encoding RNA polymerase-associated protein RapA has protein sequence MPFTLGQRWISDTESELGLGTVVAMDARTVTLLFPATGENRLYARSDSPVTRVMFNPGDTITSHDGWQLTIDEVNEENGLLAYTGTRLDTGESNVVLREVLLDSKLVFSKPQDRLFAGQIDRMDRFALRYRARKYQSEQYRMPWSGLRGQRTNLIPHQLHIAHDVGRRHAPRVLLADEVGLGKTIEAGMILHQQLLAGAAERVLIVVPETLQHQWLVEMLRRFNLRFALFDDDRYAEAQHDSDNPFETEQLVICSLDFVRRSKQRLEHLCDAEWDLLVVDEAHHLVWSEKEASREYLAIEQLAERVPGILLLTATPEQLGMESHFARLRLLDPNRFHDFAQFVEEQQNYRPVADAVALLLAGERLSDDDLNMLSELVGEQDIEPLLQTANSDRDGAADARQELIAMLMDRHGTSRVLFRNTRNGVKGFPKRELHTVKLPLPTQYQTAIKVSGIMGARKSQEERARDMLYPEQIYQEFEGDSGTWWNFDPRVEWLMGYLTSHRSQKVLVICAKAATALQLEQVLREREGIRAAVFHEGMSIIERDRAAAWFSEEDSGAQVLLCSEIGSEGRNFQFASHLVMFDLPFNPDLLEQRIGRLDRIGQAHDIQIHVPYLEKTAQSVLVRWYHEGLDAFEHTCPTGRAIYDSVHGELINYLAAPENTDGFDDLIKTCRAQHDELKAQLEQGRDRLLEIHSNGGEKAQALADSIAEQDDDTALIAFAMNLFDIVGINQDDRGENMIVLTPSDHMLVPDFPGLPEDGCTITFERDVALSREDAQFVTWEHPIIRNGLDLILSGDTGSSTISLLKNKALPVGTLLVELIYVVEAQAPKQLQLNRFLPSTPIRLLVDKNGNNLAAQVEFETFNRQLSAVNRHTGSKLVNAVQQEVHTILQKGEAQVADAAKALIEAARREADEKLSAELARLEALKAVNPNIRDDELEAIESNRLQVMESLAQASWRLDALRLIVVTHQ, from the coding sequence ATGCCCTTTACACTTGGTCAACGCTGGATCAGCGATACGGAAAGCGAGCTTGGACTTGGTACTGTCGTTGCGATGGACGCGCGCACGGTCACCCTGCTTTTCCCCGCCACCGGTGAAAATCGCTTGTATGCCCGCAGCGACTCTCCCGTCACGCGCGTCATGTTCAATCCCGGTGACACCATTACCAGTCACGACGGCTGGCAGCTCACCATCGATGAAGTCAACGAAGAGAACGGTCTGCTCGCCTATACCGGTACACGTCTTGATACCGGGGAGAGCAACGTGGTGCTGCGTGAAGTGCTGCTCGACAGCAAGCTGGTGTTCAGCAAGCCGCAGGATCGCCTTTTCGCTGGTCAGATTGATCGCATGGACCGTTTCGCGCTGCGCTACCGCGCGCGGAAATACCAGAGTGAGCAGTACCGCATGCCGTGGAGCGGCCTGCGTGGGCAGCGTACGAACCTGATTCCGCACCAGTTGCACATTGCCCATGACGTGGGCCGCCGCCATGCGCCGCGCGTGCTGCTGGCCGATGAAGTGGGGCTGGGCAAAACCATTGAAGCCGGGATGATCCTGCATCAGCAGCTGCTGGCGGGTGCCGCCGAGCGCGTGCTGATCGTGGTGCCGGAAACCCTGCAACACCAGTGGCTGGTTGAGATGCTGCGCCGCTTCAACCTGCGCTTTGCGCTGTTTGATGACGATCGTTATGCCGAAGCGCAGCACGATAGCGATAACCCGTTCGAGACCGAACAGCTGGTGATCTGCTCCCTTGATTTTGTACGCCGCAGCAAGCAGCGTCTCGAACACCTCTGTGATGCCGAGTGGGATCTGCTGGTGGTCGATGAAGCGCACCACCTGGTATGGAGCGAAAAAGAGGCGAGCCGCGAATATCTCGCCATTGAGCAACTGGCCGAGCGCGTGCCGGGCATTCTGCTGCTGACCGCGACGCCGGAACAGCTCGGTATGGAGAGCCACTTTGCGCGTCTGCGCCTGCTCGACCCGAACCGTTTTCATGATTTCGCCCAGTTTGTCGAAGAGCAGCAGAACTACCGCCCGGTGGCCGATGCCGTCGCGCTGCTGCTGGCGGGCGAGCGCCTGAGCGATGACGATCTCAATATGCTCAGCGAGCTGGTGGGCGAGCAGGATATCGAACCGCTGCTGCAAACCGCGAACAGCGATCGCGACGGTGCTGCCGATGCGCGCCAGGAGCTGATCGCCATGCTGATGGATCGCCACGGCACCAGCCGCGTGCTGTTCCGCAACACCCGTAACGGAGTCAAAGGCTTCCCTAAACGCGAACTGCACACGGTGAAACTGCCGCTGCCGACCCAGTACCAGACGGCGATTAAAGTCTCCGGCATTATGGGTGCGCGTAAAAGCCAGGAAGAGCGCGCCCGCGACATGCTCTACCCGGAGCAGATCTATCAGGAGTTTGAAGGCGACAGCGGCACCTGGTGGAACTTCGATCCGCGCGTCGAGTGGCTGATGGGCTACCTTACCAGCCACCGCTCGCAGAAGGTGCTGGTGATCTGCGCCAAGGCAGCGACCGCGCTGCAACTGGAGCAGGTACTGCGCGAGCGCGAAGGCATCCGCGCAGCGGTGTTCCATGAAGGGATGTCGATTATTGAACGCGACCGTGCGGCGGCGTGGTTCTCGGAAGAGGATAGCGGCGCGCAGGTGCTGCTCTGCTCCGAAATCGGCTCGGAAGGGCGTAACTTCCAGTTCGCCAGCCATCTGGTGATGTTCGACCTCCCCTTCAACCCGGATCTGCTTGAGCAGCGTATTGGCCGTCTGGATCGTATTGGCCAGGCGCACGATATTCAGATCCACGTGCCCTACCTTGAGAAAACCGCGCAGTCGGTGCTGGTGCGCTGGTATCACGAAGGGCTGGACGCGTTTGAGCACACCTGCCCGACTGGCCGCGCAATCTATGACAGCGTGCATGGTGAGCTGATTAACTACCTGGCCGCGCCGGAAAACACCGACGGTTTTGACGATCTGATTAAAACCTGCCGCGCGCAGCATGATGAGCTGAAAGCGCAACTGGAGCAGGGCCGCGACCGCCTGCTGGAGATCCACTCCAACGGCGGCGAAAAAGCGCAGGCGCTGGCTGACAGCATCGCCGAGCAGGATGATGACACCGCCCTTATCGCCTTCGCCATGAACCTGTTCGATATCGTCGGCATTAACCAGGACGATCGCGGCGAGAACATGATCGTGCTGACGCCGTCGGATCATATGCTGGTGCCGGACTTCCCGGGGCTGCCGGAAGATGGCTGCACCATTACTTTTGAGCGTGATGTGGCGCTATCGCGCGAAGATGCGCAGTTTGTCACCTGGGAGCACCCGATCATCCGTAACGGCCTTGATCTGATCCTCTCCGGGGATACCGGTAGCAGCACCATTTCGCTGTTGAAGAACAAAGCGTTACCGGTCGGCACGCTGCTGGTGGAGCTGATCTACGTGGTCGAAGCGCAGGCACCGAAGCAGCTGCAGCTTAACCGCTTCCTGCCGTCGACGCCGATCCGTCTGCTGGTGGATAAAAACGGTAACAACCTCGCCGCGCAGGTGGAGTTTGAGACCTTTAACCGCCAATTGAGCGCGGTAAACCGCCACACCGGCAGCAAGCTGGTCAACGCCGTACAGCAGGAGGTGCATACCATTCTGCAAAAAGGGGAAGCGCAGGTGGCTGACGCTGCGAAGGCGCTGATTGAAGCCGCACGCCGCGAAGCCGATGAGAAGCTCTCTGCCGAGCTGGCGCGTCTGGAAGCGTTGAAAGCCGTCAACCCGAACATTCGTGATGACGAACTGGAAGCGATCGAGAGCAACCGGCTGCAGGTGATGGAGAGCCTGGCGCAGGCCAGCTGGCGTCTGGACGCGCTGCGTCTGATTGTCGTCACGCATCAATAA